The nucleotide window NNNNNNNNNNNNNNNNNNNNNNNNNNNNNNNNNNNNNNNNNNNNNNNNNNNNNNNNNNNNNNNNNNNNNNNNNNNNNNNNNNNNNNNNNNNNNNNNNNNNNNNNNNNNNNNNNNNNNNNNNNNNNNNNNNNNNNNNNNNNNNNNNNNNNNNNNNNNNNNNNNNNNNNNNNNNNNNNNNNNNNNNNNNNNNNNNNNNNNNNNNNNNNNNNNNNNNNNNNNNNNNNNNNNNNNNNNNNNNNNNNNNNNNNNNNNNNNNNNNNNNNNNNNNNNNNNNNNNNNNNNNNNNNNNNNNNNNNNNNNNNNNNNNNNNNNNNNNNNNNNNNNNNNNNNNNNNNNNNNNNNNNNNNNNNNNNNNNNNNNNNNNNNNNNNNNNNNNNNNNNNNNNNNNNNNNNNNNNNNNNNNNNNNNNNNNNNNNNNNNNNNNNNNNNNNNNNNNNNNNNNNNNNNNNNNNNNNNNNNNNNNNNNNNNNNNNNNNNNNNNNNNNNNNNNNNNNNNNNNNNNNNNNNNNNNNNNNNNNNNNNNNNNNNNNNNNNNNNNNNNNNNNNNNNNNNNNNNNNNNNNNNNNNNNNNNNNNNNNNNNNNNNNNNNNNNNNNNNNNNNNNNNNNNNNNNNNNNNNNNNNNNNNNNNNNNNNNNNNNNNNNNNNNNNNNNNNNNNNNNNNNNNNNNNNNNNNNNNNNNNNNNNNNNNNNNNNNNNNNNNNNNNNNNNNNNNNNNNNNNNNNNNNNNNNNNNNNNNNNNNNNNNNNNNNNNNNNNNNNNNNNNNNNNNNNNNNNNNNNNNNNNNNNNNNNNNNNNNNNNNNNNNNNNNNNNNNNNNNNNNNNNNNNNNNNNNNNNNNNNNNNNNNNNNNNNNNNNNNNNNNNNNNNNNNNNNNNNNNNNNNNNNNNNNNNNNNNNNNNNNNNNNNNNNNNNNNNNNNNNNNNNNNNNNNNNNNNNNNNNNNNNNNNNNNNNNNNNNNNNNNNNNNNNNNNNNNNNNNNNNNNNNNNNNNNNNNNNNNNNNNNNNNNNNNNNNNNNNNNNNNNNNNNNNNNNNNNNNNNNNNNNNNNNNNNNNNNNNNNNNNNNNNNNNNNNNNNNNNNNNNNNNNNNNNNNNNNNNNNNNNNNNNNNNNNNNNNNNNNNNNNNNNNNNNNNNNNNNNNNNNNNNNNNNNNNNNNNNNNNNNNNNNNNNNNNNNNNNNNNNNNNNNNNNNNNNNNNNNNNNNNNNNNNNNNNNNNNNNNNNNNNNNNNNNNNNNNNNNNNNNNNNNNNNNNNNNNNNNNNNNNNNNNNNNNNNNNNNNNNNNNNNNNNNNNNNNNNNNNNNNNNNNNNNNNNNNNNNNNNNNNNNNNNNNNNNNNNNNNNNNNNNNNNNNNNNNNNNNNNNNNNNNNNNNNNNNNNNNNNNNNNNNNNNNNNNNNNNNNNNNNNNNNNNNNNNNNNNNNNNNNNNNNNNNNNNNNNNNNNNNNNNNNNNNNNNNNNNNNNNNNNNNNNNNNNNNNNNNNNNNNNNNNNNNNNNNNNNNNNNNNNNNNNNNNNNNNNNNNNNNNNNNNNNNNNNNNNNNNNNNNNNNNNNNNNNNNNNNNNNNNNNNNNNNNNNNNNNNNNNNNNNNNNNNNNNNNNNNNNNNNNNNNNNNNNNNNNNNNNNNNNNNNNNNNNNNNNNNNNNNNNNNNNNNNNNNNNNNNNNNNNNNNNNNNNNNNNNNNNNNNNNNNNNNNNNNNNNNNNNNNNNNNNNNNNNNNNNNNNNNNNNNNNNNNNNNNNNNNNNNNNNNNNNNNNNNNNNNNNNNNNNNNNNNNNNNNNNNNNNNNNNNNNNNNNNNNNNNNNNNNNNNNNNNNNNNNNNNNNNNNNNNNNNNNNNNNNNNNNNNNNNNNNNNNNNNNNNNNNNNNNNNNNNNNNNNNNNNNNNNNNNNNNNNNNNNNNNNNNNNNNNNNNNNNNNNNNNNNNNNNNNNNNNNNNNNNNNNNNNNNNNNNNNNNNNNNNNNNNNNNNNNNNNNNNNNNNNNNNNNNNNNNNTTttgcattttctagttttgtggcatacaggcttttgtagtaagatctaatgagtctctgaatttcctctgtgtctgtggttatgttcccctttttcatttctgatcttatttatttgcgtgttctctctctgttgtttaattagtttggataggggatttaattagtttggataggggtctCTTGGGTCTTGAATACAATACCCAGCATAGGAATATTATGCAAAATAGGGACTGAAGATTAAATCAGAAATCACTTGTTTGGCATACAAGAGCCCCTgcaatgtaatgtaatgtaatgtagtgtgtgtgtgtgtgtgtgtgtgtgtgtgtgtgtgtgtgtgtgtgtaatgagaCTGTAGTTGCCTCACACTTTTTGGGTACCTAAGTGTTTTCATGAACATTTGAAAGAAATCCAGAGGCAAGAAAGGGAGCGGAAAAACAGTCATGCAGGGCTGAGAGTATTGGAGGGAGTGCAGCGGGGAAAGCACACATTCAGGTGATTCACAGGGAGGGAGACAAGCAGGTGAGGCACTAGACACAAGTGCTTTAGAATATGCTTATAACAGATAAGAAGCTTTGTAGTGCTACTTACAGCAAAATGCCTGCCACAACCTACTGATGAACTTAGGAGAGGTTTATTTTGCTTCCTGGCTCTGGAGGTTCAATTTCAAGATTAGGCAGTGCTTGTGATTGGACCTCTAGTAAGAATAGTAGCATGGTGGGAATGGGGTCCAAGGTGAGAAGTCGAGTCTCAAAGtagaaaggaaagacagggagAGTGGGAAACAAGGATCTAGGGAAActaggaaagagggagagggaaggaaagatccACAATATCTTTGGAGAATAAACCCTCAATGCCCTAAGGATCTCCCTTTAAGCCCTGTCTTTAGTGATCATGTTATGAACATGGAGCCTCATAAATGGGGTTGGGACCTTTATTAAAGATGGCCATCTGTGAGGAAGTGGGTCTTCTCCCAGACAATGAATCTGCTGACAACTTTATCTTCAATTCTCCagactccagaactgtgagaaattaGTTTCTGTTATTTATAAGACACACAGCATGCAGCATTTTATCATAACTGAACCAAAGCACCGCAGGCAGCCTCCTTATTCCCCGAGATAGTTTAGGGCAACAGCAATATTTACCATATAAACCACCATGCCTTTATGATAGAAAAAGGATATACTTAGTTATAATGCTAAGATTACAGCTACATTACCGAATTGTTTGTGAGCATATTAGAAAGGGTGCTCATGCTGATCATAAGAACACAAGCCCACCCCAATTCCTCCAATAAGCTAGTCTGCAATACGGAAAATACCCTTAAAGAACACAAATGATAGTTTTCTATCttgtttcctctcttcctcccactctcttTGCTGAACAAACCTAGATTATCTATGTGGCCAGAAATGCCAAGGACTGCCTGGTATCTTACTACCATTTCtcaagaatgaataaaatgctgCCTGACCCTGGTACATGGGAAGAATACGTTGAAACATTCAAAGCTGGCAAAGGTGAGCAGAAGAAAACTGTGCCCTTCTACTTCCTAAGCCAGGTGCTGACAACAGACCAGATTCTCGGCAGATACTTACATCCCTCAAGGTCTTTCAAGGGAGTaaatgcatttcatttttatctatcAACTCTCCTCTTTTATTTAGCACAGTCACCCTCATTTGATGAGTTTTAAGGTGGTAGTGACGGtccatctctttcctcctcagtgCTGTGGGGCTCCTGGTATGACCATGTAAAGGGATGGTGGGATGTGAAAGACCAGCACCGCATTCTCTACCTCTTCTTTGAAGACATGAAAGAGGTGAGGCCAGTGTGATCTCCACTGGGTGTTCCCACATCCTCATATACTAATATCCCAGTGACACCCTGGGATGTGAGCTTGCCTGCAGAAGACCCTTGAAAGACATTCTCtaagttttctctttccttcctaaaaAGCAGAGCAAGACTTATTCTGATATCCCAAGCTATGTTTCATTGTCTGTCTCACAAAGTGATTGTAGAGATTTATTCAGTCATAGCTGTAGAGTGCACAAAGTTGTATTTAAAAAGTTTGGCTTAATTTTCCCTCTTCCACACCCATGAAGTCCATCATTATCTGGGGTCTAGTCCATGTCAACAGTGGCGGAATTAGAGACATAGAGTGGGGGTCCTGAACTGacccctctctctgctttattATGAATGAGTAGACCATAAGTCTACTCTCAAAATCCTGTGGACTGGTGTGCTCGAGTTACAGAGCAACGTCTTCTACCAAAGCCAAGAATTTGTGCTTTAACCAGAAGATCAGCTCCTTGCTTCTGATGAGAATGAGGCAAGCTACAACAGTTCACATCCCTGACTCAACTTGATAGCTTTTGTGATAACTTTTATTCATTCTCTCATTAGACTTCTGATAACTCACAGTCCCTTCTTCTAGGCTGTGACAGCCAATAGCCCAAAGCCGGTCACACAAACCCACCTAGCCTCTGTGATCTTTAAACAATCCCTGTCACCCAGTAAATGCCTTCATTCCTCTCCCAAGGTTCCAGGTACTGTCTGTAGAGACATCTGCCCCCTGCCACAAGTTACTCTCCTGGATGGCAGGAGTAGAACCTGGGACAGACAGTGTCATGCACTAAAACTACTTAAGATAATTGACACCTTGACACATCCTTtttccaaatattgtctatacTGACTAAACCGAATCATTAATGGAAaaccaaaattatttattttgcatacctaTTCCACATACAGGACCCAAAGAGAGAAATTGAGAAGATTGTAAAATTCCTGGAAAAAGACATATCAGAGGAAGTTCTAAATAAAATCATCTATCATACCTCCTTTGATGTAATGAAGGAAAACCCGATGGCCAACTATACCACTCTACCCGCCAGCATCATGGACCACTCTATCTCCCCTTTCATGAGGAAAGGTAGGTGAGATTGACATCCTGAGGTACCAAATAAGTCTCGTGGTCCTATAACCAACCTGTGTTTTTCCCATGATGTCCCATGCTACCTGGCTTGCTTTGCTAATTGCTGTAGATTTGGAGAGGTGACTCGGGTACCTGCTTATCTTGGTATAGGGCCTAGGGATGTATAATCTCTCCTCCGTCTGGACCTGCAGCAATCCCTAAGATTTCACTTTGTTTCAGGGATGCCTGGAGACTGGAAGAACTACTTTACTGTGGCACAAAGTGAAGCTTTTGATGAAGACTACAAAACAAAGATGGCGGGGAGCACTATTACTTTTCGCACAGAGATCTGAGCGCAATGGagttggggcagggggaggggaggtagaTCTTCGGACTAaatcttttagccatttgagattcatattaaaatatatttaacatcaTTTCTCTAtccctgagctgttggccaattCTGTAGGTCCTATCATACTATTTCATCGAAATGTAATCAAACCCTGTACAGAATGACTTCTGTTACAGTATGTGATAATTTTCACTGATACCTACTACACAACCA belongs to Microtus ochrogaster isolate Prairie Vole_2 unplaced genomic scaffold, MicOch1.0 UNK113, whole genome shotgun sequence and includes:
- the LOC101989841 gene encoding sulfotransferase 1C1, whose translation is MSSEEMKNLHLEERHPEPETKEVNGILMSKMISDNWDKIWNFQAKPDDLLIATYAKAGTTWTQEIVDMIQNDGDVQKCQRANTFDRHPFLEWTLPPPLNSGLDLANKMPSPRTLKTHLPVQMLPPSFWKENSKIIYVARNAKDCLVSYYHFSRMNKMLPDPGTWEEYVETFKAGKVLWGSWYDHVKGWWDVKDQHRILYLFFEDMKEDPKREIEKIVKFLEKDISEEVLNKIIYHTSFDVMKENPMANYTTLPASIMDHSISPFMRKGMPGDWKNYFTVAQSEAFDEDYKTKMAGSTITFRTEI